A single region of the Austwickia chelonae genome encodes:
- a CDS encoding ABC transporter permease, translating to MKIDLRRIGFSLAAPLLALIVAFTITTAVLFAAGDPVGAVWQQLLKAPLPRVTVNILNEAIILYISAIAVAIGFRMNLFNIGVEGQYRVAVFAAAVVCGQGFIGGPANVLLGIVVAMLAGGMWAGIAGWLKVRRGVSEVISTIMLNAIATGLVAYLLGIVAPSGQTDVTKTAEIPASSWLTGLALVPGARNTVYSLVFLSVLVGFLYWFVLTHTRFGYDLRAAGRSESAAVASGVDAKKMVMITMVLSGAVGGLVGMPLLFGQDHAYGGTFQAGLGFAGIGVALLGRNHPVGIAFGALLWAYLNQQSGPLQLISVSPEIVSIIQGIIVLAVVIAYEVVRRVQTRLEQASVAKRLAAGERAGDGRTTTANSRSAEDLAPAEATTGSATTERDHS from the coding sequence ATGAAGATCGATCTACGCAGAATCGGTTTCAGCCTGGCAGCGCCGCTCCTCGCGCTCATCGTGGCCTTCACGATCACGACGGCCGTGCTCTTCGCAGCAGGAGACCCGGTGGGAGCTGTCTGGCAGCAGCTGCTCAAAGCGCCCTTGCCCCGGGTCACGGTCAATATCCTCAACGAAGCCATCATTCTCTACATCTCCGCGATCGCCGTGGCTATCGGCTTCCGGATGAACCTGTTCAACATCGGTGTCGAGGGCCAGTACCGGGTGGCGGTCTTTGCCGCTGCCGTCGTCTGCGGTCAAGGATTCATCGGTGGGCCCGCCAATGTCCTGCTGGGCATCGTCGTGGCCATGCTCGCCGGGGGGATGTGGGCCGGTATCGCCGGTTGGCTGAAAGTACGTCGCGGTGTGTCGGAAGTGATCTCCACGATCATGCTCAACGCCATCGCCACAGGACTGGTCGCCTACCTGCTGGGCATCGTCGCGCCGTCCGGGCAGACCGATGTCACCAAGACCGCTGAGATCCCTGCCTCGTCCTGGCTGACCGGGCTGGCCTTGGTCCCCGGGGCGCGCAACACGGTCTACTCCCTGGTCTTCCTCTCCGTGCTGGTGGGCTTCCTGTACTGGTTCGTCCTGACCCACACCAGGTTCGGCTATGACCTGCGAGCGGCCGGACGCAGCGAGAGCGCCGCGGTGGCCAGTGGTGTCGACGCCAAGAAGATGGTGATGATCACGATGGTGCTTTCCGGTGCCGTCGGTGGACTCGTCGGGATGCCGCTGCTCTTCGGCCAGGACCACGCCTACGGAGGGACCTTTCAAGCCGGGCTCGGTTTCGCCGGGATCGGTGTGGCACTGCTCGGCCGTAACCACCCCGTCGGGATCGCCTTCGGCGCGCTGCTGTGGGCCTATCTGAACCAGCAGTCCGGGCCGCTGCAGTTGATCTCGGTCTCGCCGGAGATCGTCTCGATCATCCAAGGCATCATCGTCCTCGCCGTCGTCATCGCCTACGAAGTGGTCCGACGAGTCCAGACCCGTCTCGAACAGGCCTCTGTGGCTAAACGGCTGGCTGCCGGCGAGCGAGCCGGAGACGGCCGGACCACCACTGCGAACAGTCGGTCGGCGGAGGACCTGGCCCCTGCTGAGGCCACCACCGGGTCCGCCACCACGGAAAGGGACCACTCATGA
- a CDS encoding ABC transporter permease yields MSMGLQLDAHVAADIPQRRNRWTPLRLALTVLGVLVGLSVLRVATGENDIASSGAVAAAIGLAVPIGLAGLGGLWSERAGVVNIGLEGMMILGCWGSAAFALSWGPWAGLIGGILMGLVGGAVHAVATVYFGVDHVVSGVALNLIGPGAAKYLAARTWPQLQGVQSPQLPELPKITVPGLSDGLRSLESTHLFLISDAAGVLAGLVTDLSMLTVIAVGLVAASWWVLWQTAFGLRLRSCGESPAAAETLGVDVYRYKYAGVLISGALAGLAGAYLTLVAANMFRDGQTGGRGYIGLAALIFGNWRPGSLASGALMFGYFDAIQLRGNAIHGVLLAAGVALVALGVTALLRHRSGRQAAFAPAATAALALAVGWYAASDSAPTAVRLFVGFAGVALLLGSGLVAFLARRGSVGWPGAFSGGLAMAAFGLLVTCWYASSESVPSQLTGAAPYVATLLVLALASQNLRMPAADGLIYRKGETH; encoded by the coding sequence ATGAGCATGGGACTTCAGCTCGACGCGCACGTCGCGGCAGACATCCCGCAACGGCGGAACCGTTGGACTCCGCTGCGCCTTGCGCTGACCGTTCTCGGAGTTCTGGTCGGTCTGTCTGTTCTTCGGGTGGCGACCGGGGAGAACGACATCGCTTCCTCCGGTGCCGTGGCCGCTGCGATCGGCCTGGCTGTTCCGATCGGCCTGGCCGGTCTGGGAGGTCTGTGGAGCGAACGGGCCGGCGTCGTGAACATCGGTTTGGAAGGCATGATGATCCTCGGCTGCTGGGGATCAGCAGCCTTCGCGCTGAGCTGGGGTCCCTGGGCAGGTCTGATCGGGGGAATCCTGATGGGTCTGGTCGGCGGCGCGGTGCACGCTGTGGCTACCGTCTACTTCGGTGTCGACCATGTCGTCTCCGGCGTGGCACTCAACCTGATCGGCCCAGGCGCTGCGAAGTACCTGGCCGCTCGGACCTGGCCCCAGTTGCAGGGCGTGCAGTCCCCCCAGCTTCCGGAGCTGCCGAAGATCACCGTTCCCGGGCTGTCCGACGGTCTGCGCTCGTTGGAGAGCACACATCTGTTCCTGATCTCCGACGCCGCTGGCGTGCTGGCCGGACTGGTCACTGATCTGTCGATGCTCACCGTGATCGCGGTCGGACTGGTCGCGGCCAGTTGGTGGGTGCTCTGGCAGACAGCTTTCGGTCTGCGTCTGCGCTCCTGTGGTGAGTCGCCAGCTGCTGCAGAGACCCTCGGCGTCGATGTCTATCGGTACAAGTACGCCGGTGTGCTGATCTCCGGTGCCCTGGCCGGTCTTGCCGGGGCCTACCTGACCCTGGTGGCGGCCAATATGTTTCGTGATGGGCAGACTGGTGGACGCGGGTATATCGGCCTGGCTGCCCTCATCTTCGGCAACTGGCGGCCTGGGTCTTTGGCCTCCGGCGCATTGATGTTCGGCTATTTCGATGCTATTCAATTGCGAGGCAACGCAATCCATGGTGTTCTCCTCGCTGCGGGAGTGGCCTTGGTGGCCTTGGGAGTCACCGCGCTGCTGCGTCATCGTTCCGGGCGGCAGGCTGCCTTCGCCCCCGCTGCGACCGCCGCACTGGCGTTGGCCGTGGGCTGGTACGCAGCCAGCGACTCTGCACCCACCGCAGTGCGACTCTTCGTCGGATTCGCCGGGGTCGCGCTTCTTCTCGGCTCCGGGCTCGTGGCCTTTCTCGCTCGTCGAGGATCCGTCGGATGGCCGGGGGCTTTCTCCGGCGGACTGGCCATGGCGGCTTTCGGGCTCTTGGTGACCTGCTGGTATGCCTCTTCGGAGTCGGTTCCCAGCCAGCTGACCGGCGCCGCACCCTATGTGGCTACGCTTCTGGTACTGGCCCTGGCCAGCCAGAATCTCCGGATGCCCGCAGCCGACGGGCTGATCTATCGCAAGGGTGAAACTCACTGA
- a CDS encoding stage II sporulation protein M codes for MDVDAYVAAHLPQWRRLEQLISHRNLSCAEADEMLDLYQRTATHLSAVRSASPDPQLIAYLSWLLSRTRAHSARPGRSEWGSLLRFFTHTFPGTLYRIRYWWLATLAVNLLVALALGWWFLNNPHVEQTMMSAGQVRQLVEHDFANYYVENAASSFAFRVWTNNAYVSALCITLGVLGFPVIGLLWTNILNLAVIGALMTRHGRADVFYGLILPHGLLELTCVFVAGGVGLRLFWSWVEPGARSRAQSFAAEARAAMSVAMGLALVLLLCGLIEGFVTPSGLPTAARIGIGALAEVLFLAYVYTLGRSAYLEGETGDLTADRGGYVGISRE; via the coding sequence GTGGACGTGGACGCCTATGTCGCAGCGCACCTACCGCAATGGCGACGGCTCGAACAGCTGATCAGTCACCGGAATCTGAGCTGCGCCGAAGCAGACGAGATGCTGGACCTCTACCAACGCACCGCGACCCACCTGTCAGCGGTGCGTTCGGCGTCTCCCGACCCCCAGCTCATCGCTTACCTCTCTTGGCTGCTTTCCCGCACCAGGGCGCACTCCGCGAGGCCCGGCAGGTCCGAATGGGGTTCCTTACTGAGATTCTTCACCCACACCTTCCCCGGGACGCTCTACCGGATCCGCTACTGGTGGCTGGCCACCCTGGCGGTGAACCTCCTTGTCGCCCTGGCCCTGGGATGGTGGTTCCTGAACAACCCCCATGTGGAACAGACCATGATGAGCGCAGGCCAGGTCCGTCAGCTGGTCGAACACGACTTCGCCAACTACTACGTGGAGAACGCCGCCAGTAGCTTCGCTTTCCGGGTCTGGACCAATAACGCCTATGTATCTGCCTTATGCATCACGCTGGGAGTCCTCGGCTTCCCGGTCATCGGCCTGCTCTGGACCAATATCCTCAACCTGGCCGTCATCGGTGCCTTGATGACTCGTCATGGCCGGGCCGACGTCTTCTACGGTCTGATCCTCCCGCACGGGCTGTTGGAACTGACCTGTGTCTTCGTCGCCGGTGGCGTCGGCCTACGGCTCTTCTGGAGCTGGGTCGAACCAGGAGCGCGCAGCCGGGCGCAGTCCTTCGCCGCCGAAGCCCGTGCTGCTATGTCCGTGGCCATGGGACTGGCCCTCGTGTTGCTGCTCTGTGGTCTGATCGAGGGCTTCGTCACCCCCTCGGGGCTCCCCACCGCAGCGCGGATCGGTATCGGTGCGCTCGCCGAAGTGCTCTTCCTGGCGTACGTCTACACCCTAGGACGCTCCGCATATCTCGAAGGGGAAACCGGGGATCTGACCGCCGACCGCGGCGGATATGTCGGTATCTCCCGGGAGTGA
- a CDS encoding AAA family ATPase yields the protein MSDQHPDPVHPGEQHAEQEHPAQQYAQPPVAEHSGRPEDPVSVQARAQLLAVRTEVAKAVVGQDSAVMGLLIGLIAEGHVLLEGVPGVAKTLLVRSVAAALSIDTKRVQFTPDLMPGDITGSLVYDPNTAEFSFRTGPVFTNLLLADEINRTPPKTQAALLEAMEEKQVSVDGRPRSLPKPFLVAATQNPVEYEGTYPLPEAQLDRFLLKVELGLPPREDEVAVLCRHAGGFNPRDLEAAGLTAVASPDDLIAAAAAARQVTVSPDIAAYIVDIARATRQSPSLSLGVSPRGATALLATSRAWAWLNGRAFVTPDDVKALAHATLAHRLRLRPEAELDGVSVATVLATAVASVPVPR from the coding sequence ATGAGCGATCAGCACCCTGACCCGGTCCACCCCGGGGAGCAGCACGCTGAGCAGGAGCATCCCGCACAGCAGTACGCTCAGCCCCCTGTCGCTGAGCACTCCGGACGACCGGAGGATCCGGTGTCCGTTCAGGCCCGCGCTCAGCTGTTGGCCGTACGTACCGAGGTCGCCAAGGCAGTGGTCGGTCAGGACAGCGCTGTGATGGGGCTGTTGATCGGCCTGATCGCCGAGGGACATGTGCTCCTGGAGGGCGTGCCCGGCGTGGCGAAGACTTTGCTGGTGCGTTCCGTCGCAGCAGCGCTGTCCATCGACACCAAACGGGTGCAGTTCACCCCCGACCTGATGCCTGGCGACATCACCGGTTCCCTGGTCTACGACCCGAACACCGCGGAATTCAGCTTCCGGACAGGGCCGGTCTTCACGAATCTCTTGCTGGCTGACGAGATCAACCGCACCCCGCCCAAGACCCAGGCCGCCTTGTTGGAGGCCATGGAGGAGAAACAGGTCAGCGTGGACGGGCGCCCCCGTTCTCTGCCGAAGCCTTTCCTGGTCGCGGCCACCCAGAACCCGGTGGAGTACGAGGGTACTTATCCTCTGCCCGAGGCGCAGTTGGACCGCTTCCTGCTCAAGGTGGAACTGGGTCTACCGCCGCGGGAGGACGAAGTGGCGGTGCTCTGTCGGCATGCCGGCGGGTTCAACCCCCGTGATCTGGAAGCAGCCGGTCTGACGGCCGTGGCTTCCCCGGACGATCTGATCGCCGCCGCTGCTGCTGCTCGTCAGGTCACGGTCTCCCCCGATATCGCCGCCTACATCGTCGACATCGCCCGGGCGACCCGGCAGTCCCCCTCGCTCTCCTTGGGAGTGAGCCCGCGCGGTGCGACGGCGCTCTTGGCGACCTCCCGGGCCTGGGCCTGGTTGAACGGACGCGCATTCGTGACTCCCGATGACGTGAAGGCCTTGGCCCATGCCACCTTGGCGCATCGTTTGCGGCTGCGTCCCGAAGCCGAGCTCGACGGGGTGTCGGTCGCTACGGTGCTGGCCACAGCGGTGGCCTCGGTGCCGGTGCCCCGGTGA
- a CDS encoding thymidine phosphorylase, which translates to MTEAFDAVDIIRAKRDRQRLSPEQIDWVIDAYTRGVVAHEQMSALAMAIFLNGMDRSEIARWTQAMIASGERMDFSGLSKKTTDKHSTGGVGDKITLPLAPLVASYGVAVPQLSGRGLGHTGGTLDKLESIPGWQAALSNEDMLRQLDEVGAVICAAGSGLAPADKKLYALRDVTGTVEAIPLIASSIMSKKIAEGTGSLVLDVKVGSGAFMKELGAARELARTMVDLGTDAGVRTVALLTDMSTPLGLTAGNAMEVRESIEVLAGGGPADVVELTVALAREMLAGAGVTDVDPAEALQDGRAMDAWKAMIRAQGGDPDATLPVAAEQEIVTAERDGVLTSLDAYAVGLAAWRLGAGRARQGEPVQAGAGVEMHAKPGDRIRAGQKLLTLHTDTPERFARAQDALKGSWSIGENAPERPVLLIDRIA; encoded by the coding sequence ATGACCGAAGCCTTCGACGCCGTCGACATCATTCGCGCCAAGCGGGACCGGCAGCGACTCTCCCCGGAACAGATCGACTGGGTGATCGATGCCTATACCCGAGGCGTCGTCGCCCACGAACAGATGTCTGCGCTGGCCATGGCGATCTTCCTCAACGGGATGGACCGCAGTGAGATCGCCCGGTGGACCCAGGCCATGATCGCCTCCGGTGAGCGCATGGACTTTTCCGGGTTGTCGAAGAAGACCACCGACAAGCACTCCACCGGAGGCGTCGGGGACAAGATCACCCTGCCCCTGGCACCGCTGGTGGCCTCCTACGGGGTGGCCGTCCCCCAGCTGTCCGGGCGCGGGCTGGGCCACACCGGGGGCACCCTCGACAAGCTCGAATCGATCCCCGGCTGGCAGGCCGCGCTCAGCAATGAGGACATGCTCCGTCAGCTCGACGAGGTCGGCGCGGTCATCTGCGCGGCCGGCTCCGGCCTCGCCCCGGCCGACAAGAAGCTCTACGCCCTACGCGATGTCACCGGGACGGTGGAGGCGATCCCGTTGATCGCCAGCTCCATCATGAGCAAGAAGATCGCCGAGGGCACCGGGTCGCTGGTGCTCGATGTGAAGGTCGGCTCGGGTGCCTTCATGAAAGAGCTCGGAGCGGCCCGTGAACTGGCCCGCACCATGGTCGACCTGGGAACCGACGCCGGTGTCCGTACTGTCGCCCTGCTGACCGATATGTCCACCCCGCTCGGGTTGACCGCAGGAAATGCCATGGAGGTCCGGGAATCGATCGAGGTCCTCGCCGGAGGCGGGCCGGCCGATGTCGTGGAACTCACTGTGGCGCTGGCCCGGGAGATGCTCGCCGGCGCCGGGGTCACCGACGTCGACCCGGCCGAAGCATTGCAGGACGGCCGGGCCATGGATGCCTGGAAAGCAATGATCCGCGCCCAGGGCGGAGACCCTGACGCGACATTGCCGGTGGCGGCCGAGCAAGAGATCGTCACCGCGGAGCGTGACGGCGTCCTGACCTCGCTCGACGCCTATGCCGTCGGGCTGGCCGCCTGGCGTCTCGGAGCAGGCCGGGCACGTCAGGGAGAGCCGGTCCAGGCCGGAGCCGGGGTGGAGATGCACGCCAAACCCGGTGACCGGATCCGTGCCGGGCAGAAATTGCTCACTCTGCACACCGACACCCCGGAGCGCTTCGCCCGTGCACAGGACGCCCTGAAAGGCTCCTGGAGCATCGGAGAGAACGCACCGGAACGTCCGGTGCTGCTCATCGACCGGATCGCCTGA
- the argE gene encoding acetylornithine deacetylase — translation MSSPRRSTIDWAMRLISLDTTSRDPNLPLIDIVREELSASGVTTHVCAGPQEGKANLIATIPAADGSTDGGVVLSGHTDVVPVDGQQWTSEPFAPQIRDGRLYGRGSADMKGFLACVLSALPDMQKASLREPIHLAFSYDEEVGCLGGDQIVKDLAELGLTPRVAIIGEPTMMRAVLGHKSVNLVEMEFHGHACHSSLKPRGLNAIEHAAVVIRRISELGEHFAANGPFDDAYEIAHSTIGVNIVRGGIASNTVADHCLVQADFRTIAAEDPRAVVETLRAFAQEESEMMRARHPSGGVDFRVASMVPGLESSPQGAAAALIERLGRPLETNKVTYGTEAGQFSDAGIDAVVCGPGDIAQAHGTDEYVELAQLAACEAMLSALIEEFTG, via the coding sequence ATGTCTTCTCCACGCCGTAGCACCATCGACTGGGCGATGCGCCTGATCTCCTTGGACACCACCAGCCGTGACCCGAACCTTCCCCTGATCGACATCGTCCGGGAAGAGCTCTCGGCCTCGGGGGTCACCACCCATGTCTGCGCAGGCCCACAGGAGGGCAAGGCCAATCTGATCGCGACGATCCCTGCTGCGGACGGGTCGACCGACGGAGGCGTGGTGCTCTCCGGCCATACCGACGTGGTGCCGGTGGACGGGCAGCAGTGGACGAGCGAACCTTTCGCCCCGCAGATCCGCGACGGCCGGTTGTACGGACGAGGCTCTGCGGACATGAAGGGATTCCTGGCCTGCGTGCTCTCCGCCCTCCCGGACATGCAGAAGGCTTCCTTGCGTGAACCGATCCACTTGGCCTTCAGCTATGACGAAGAGGTCGGCTGCCTGGGTGGTGACCAGATCGTGAAGGATCTGGCCGAGCTCGGGTTGACCCCGCGGGTCGCGATCATCGGCGAGCCGACCATGATGCGCGCAGTCCTCGGGCACAAGTCGGTGAACCTGGTCGAGATGGAGTTCCATGGCCACGCCTGCCACAGTTCGCTGAAACCGCGCGGTCTGAACGCGATCGAGCACGCCGCCGTGGTCATTCGACGGATCAGCGAGCTGGGTGAACATTTCGCTGCCAACGGGCCTTTCGACGATGCCTACGAGATCGCGCACAGCACTATCGGGGTGAATATCGTCCGGGGAGGGATCGCCTCGAACACGGTCGCCGACCATTGCCTGGTCCAAGCCGACTTCCGGACGATCGCCGCCGAGGACCCGCGGGCCGTCGTGGAGACCCTACGGGCCTTCGCCCAGGAGGAGTCCGAGATGATGCGCGCTCGGCACCCTTCAGGGGGAGTTGATTTCCGGGTCGCTTCGATGGTCCCCGGGCTCGAGAGTTCGCCGCAGGGTGCCGCCGCCGCCCTGATCGAGCGGCTCGGTCGACCTCTGGAGACGAACAAGGTCACCTATGGCACCGAGGCCGGGCAATTCTCCGATGCCGGCATCGATGCGGTCGTCTGCGGGCCGGGAGATATCGCTCAAGCCCATGGCACGGACGAATACGTGGAGCTGGCCCAACTGGCGGCCTGCGAAGCGATGCTCAGCGCTCTGATCGAGGAGTTCACCGGCTGA
- a CDS encoding DUF58 domain-containing protein, whose protein sequence is MAVTWRFVVLVAAGTIPLIWWPEAAVLRIYWVGALALLFVDVALAPSPGGLAARREAVPPTRVGESTRSRVVLTNPTRRRVRALVRDAWQPSAGSVMDRHRVVLHPGRSLPVDVELIPSRRGDLSTDRFTLRVFGPLGLGARQRSFVVPGVLRALPAFPSRRHLPGLLAQWRQLDGRSAVRTRGQGTEFDSLRDYVEGDDVRSIDWRATARRQQVVVRTWQPERDRHVVIVVDTSRTSAGRIGDMPRLDAAMDAALLLSALASRAGDRVEVMLGDRDIHTHVRADRRGDLLNRLVNAMAPVDPALVEADWPRIVGAVSGQARRRALVVLVTPLEPAAVEESLLPVLPALTARHRVVIASVQDPSVEQARLLLPASAQQELTAVQRTDAVYGAAAAEQTSRQRDRTAAVLQKVDVTVLDRGPEDLPLTLCRHYLMLKSRGLL, encoded by the coding sequence ATGGCTGTGACCTGGCGTTTCGTGGTTCTTGTCGCGGCAGGGACGATCCCGCTGATCTGGTGGCCGGAAGCAGCCGTGCTGCGGATCTACTGGGTGGGCGCACTGGCCTTGCTGTTCGTGGACGTGGCTCTGGCACCCTCACCAGGTGGGCTGGCCGCCCGTCGGGAAGCGGTCCCACCGACTCGGGTGGGTGAGTCCACGCGTAGCCGAGTGGTTCTGACCAATCCGACGCGACGTCGGGTCCGTGCTCTCGTCCGTGATGCCTGGCAGCCTTCGGCCGGGTCGGTGATGGACCGTCACCGGGTGGTCCTCCATCCGGGGCGTTCCCTACCGGTGGACGTGGAACTGATCCCGTCCCGTCGAGGAGATCTGTCGACCGATCGCTTCACTCTCCGGGTGTTCGGCCCGTTGGGTCTGGGTGCCCGGCAGCGTTCTTTCGTGGTGCCCGGCGTGCTTCGTGCGCTACCGGCTTTCCCTTCCCGCCGTCATCTGCCCGGTCTGCTGGCGCAGTGGCGTCAGCTGGACGGACGTTCAGCGGTGCGTACGCGTGGGCAGGGTACCGAGTTCGATTCCCTGCGGGATTATGTCGAGGGCGATGACGTACGCAGCATCGACTGGCGGGCTACGGCCAGGCGCCAGCAGGTGGTGGTGCGGACCTGGCAGCCGGAGCGAGACCGACATGTGGTGATCGTGGTGGACACCTCCCGGACGAGTGCCGGGAGGATCGGCGACATGCCGCGGCTGGACGCGGCGATGGACGCAGCTCTGCTGCTCTCCGCCTTGGCGTCACGAGCCGGCGACCGGGTCGAGGTCATGCTGGGCGACCGGGATATCCACACTCATGTGCGGGCCGACCGGAGGGGCGACCTGTTGAACCGCTTGGTCAATGCGATGGCTCCGGTAGATCCGGCTTTGGTGGAAGCCGATTGGCCGAGGATCGTCGGTGCGGTCTCCGGGCAGGCGCGACGTCGAGCTCTGGTCGTGCTGGTCACACCCTTGGAGCCTGCCGCGGTCGAGGAAAGCCTTCTACCGGTGCTGCCTGCGTTGACCGCACGGCATCGGGTGGTGATCGCCTCGGTCCAGGATCCTTCGGTGGAACAGGCACGTCTGCTGCTTCCAGCGTCAGCGCAGCAGGAGCTGACTGCTGTGCAACGCACGGACGCCGTTTATGGTGCGGCGGCGGCTGAGCAGACATCCAGGCAACGGGACCGTACTGCGGCTGTCCTGCAGAAGGTGGACGTGACCGTCCTGGATCGGGGGCCGGAGGACCTGCCGTTGACGCTGTGCCGGCACTATCTGATGTTGAAGTCCCGAGGCCTGCTCTGA
- a CDS encoding cytidine deaminase codes for MNDEADVADITIDWDALHAEAVAVMKQAYAPYSNFPVGVAALVDDGRIVSGCNVENASYGLGLCAECGLVSELAKTGGGRLVAVWCVDAREVTLMPCGRCRQVLYEFGGPDCRIQTPEGRLTLKDILPQAFGPADIELVTKA; via the coding sequence ATGAACGACGAAGCAGACGTGGCTGACATCACGATCGACTGGGATGCACTGCATGCCGAAGCGGTAGCCGTGATGAAGCAGGCCTATGCCCCGTACTCCAACTTCCCCGTGGGCGTCGCTGCTCTGGTGGACGACGGCCGGATCGTCTCCGGGTGCAATGTGGAGAATGCCTCGTACGGGCTGGGCCTCTGCGCCGAGTGCGGGCTGGTCTCCGAGCTGGCCAAGACCGGTGGCGGACGACTGGTCGCGGTGTGGTGCGTCGACGCCCGTGAAGTCACCCTCATGCCGTGTGGCCGGTGCCGCCAGGTGCTCTACGAATTCGGGGGTCCGGACTGCCGGATCCAGACCCCGGAAGGCCGGCTGACCCTCAAGGACATCCTTCCTCAGGCCTTCGGCCCGGCGGACATCGAACTGGTCACGAAGGCTTGA
- a CDS encoding cupin domain-containing protein → MPELIQKPVHITTGHGRTVDEYIGRSSTGHDIVSVARMSAPAGWSGNYHRPELDAVTVVLVGTMLVDHDGGQARVRAGQALITRSGERVRYTSGDDGVDCMVVCLPAFSPEASPPAE, encoded by the coding sequence GTGCCTGAACTCATCCAGAAGCCGGTGCACATCACCACCGGACACGGCCGCACCGTCGACGAATACATCGGCCGGTCGTCCACCGGCCACGACATCGTCTCCGTCGCTCGGATGAGCGCACCAGCAGGATGGTCCGGGAACTATCACCGACCTGAACTCGACGCGGTGACCGTGGTACTCGTCGGCACCATGCTGGTCGATCACGACGGAGGACAAGCCCGAGTACGGGCCGGCCAAGCCCTGATCACCCGTTCCGGAGAGCGGGTGCGCTACACCAGCGGCGACGACGGCGTCGACTGCATGGTGGTCTGCTTGCCCGCTTTCAGCCCCGAAGCCTCTCCACCGGCGGAGTGA
- a CDS encoding RDD family protein: MTTSAVGGQGHLGESDDGEYLLTGEAVALELPPASLGVRAIAGMIDMAVVFFMLPTVLFAVFMPLANVLDQTALTAVFVPTVLLVVVGFPTILETLTGRTVAKMILGLRTLRDDGGPISFRHAFTRHMVGLVEVYLLMGAPALVSGLLNTRAKRLGDFAAGTYVVRDRMTFPWPTPAAVPLPLAAWASTADIAPLPDQLSLSIRELLRRAPQIRPEPRHQLAQHLAAQALVYVSPGPPLGTPPEVFLEAVLVERGRRDWERLQRDEEIRRRLTGRGLPVMSDGPAVQSPMTSPEQFGSSSVTPPVERLRG; encoded by the coding sequence GTGACGACGAGCGCCGTGGGCGGGCAAGGACACCTCGGGGAATCCGATGACGGAGAGTACCTGTTGACCGGCGAAGCGGTCGCCTTGGAACTACCGCCGGCTTCGCTGGGTGTGCGTGCTATTGCCGGGATGATCGACATGGCAGTGGTCTTTTTCATGTTGCCGACCGTTCTATTCGCGGTGTTCATGCCGCTCGCCAACGTTCTCGATCAGACGGCTCTGACCGCGGTTTTTGTCCCGACGGTGCTGTTGGTCGTCGTGGGCTTCCCGACGATATTGGAGACACTGACCGGCCGTACCGTGGCGAAGATGATTCTGGGGTTACGCACCTTGCGTGACGATGGCGGGCCGATCTCCTTCCGGCATGCCTTCACCCGGCACATGGTCGGCCTGGTAGAGGTATATCTGCTGATGGGGGCACCGGCTCTGGTCAGCGGATTGTTGAATACTCGGGCGAAACGGTTGGGTGACTTCGCCGCAGGAACATATGTGGTCCGCGACCGGATGACCTTCCCCTGGCCGACGCCTGCTGCGGTGCCCCTGCCCTTGGCTGCCTGGGCGTCCACTGCCGATATCGCGCCTTTGCCCGATCAGCTGTCCTTGTCGATCCGTGAGCTCCTGCGCAGAGCTCCGCAGATCCGTCCGGAGCCTCGGCATCAGTTGGCGCAGCATCTTGCTGCTCAGGCCTTGGTGTATGTCTCTCCCGGCCCTCCGCTGGGCACACCGCCGGAGGTCTTCCTGGAAGCGGTGCTGGTGGAGCGTGGCCGACGCGACTGGGAGCGTCTGCAACGGGATGAGGAGATCCGTCGGCGGTTGACCGGTCGGGGGCTACCCGTGATGTCGGACGGCCCAGCTGTCCAGTCTCCGATGACGTCTCCGGAGCAGTTCGGTTCTTCCTCGGTCACTCCGCCGGTGGAGAGGCTTCGGGGCTGA